The following coding sequences lie in one Lentilactobacillus sp. SPB1-3 genomic window:
- the truB gene encoding tRNA pseudouridine(55) synthase TruB — MNGVLPLFKEKNMTSFDCISQLRKILHTKKIGHTGTLDPNVDGVLPICVGPATKISELLMQSGKAYRGSITLGVAYDTEDLDGNIIDSKPVDSPFTDQQIDEALENMVGDIEQIPPMFSAVKINGRKLYEYAREGIEIERPARTIHIDYFKQTSPSVYDEEQRQQTIYFEVGCSKGTYVRTLAVDFGKSLGLPAVMSSLTRIKSAGFTIDQCVKLSEVAEAMEAGEIDQYLVSLDDSLSQYPSVDLSDKLFQLVSNGVFLDIDEVNSSAQVVKLKYQNQVKALYQFDENKRQYRPYKMFLN, encoded by the coding sequence ATGAATGGTGTATTACCACTTTTTAAAGAAAAAAATATGACTAGTTTTGACTGTATTAGTCAACTGAGAAAAATTTTGCATACCAAGAAAATTGGCCATACAGGTACTCTGGATCCAAACGTGGATGGTGTTTTGCCGATTTGTGTCGGTCCAGCAACCAAAATCTCAGAATTGTTGATGCAGTCTGGTAAAGCGTACCGTGGATCGATTACTTTGGGTGTTGCATATGATACTGAGGATTTAGATGGGAATATTATTGATTCAAAACCTGTTGATAGTCCATTTACAGATCAACAAATCGATGAAGCATTAGAAAATATGGTTGGTGATATCGAACAGATTCCACCGATGTTCTCAGCTGTCAAAATCAACGGCCGTAAATTGTACGAATATGCTCGTGAAGGAATTGAAATTGAACGTCCAGCACGAACGATTCACATTGATTACTTCAAGCAAACTTCTCCATCTGTCTACGATGAAGAACAAAGGCAGCAAACCATTTACTTTGAAGTAGGATGTTCTAAGGGAACGTATGTCAGAACTCTTGCTGTTGATTTTGGTAAATCTCTTGGATTACCAGCAGTTATGTCTTCACTGACAAGAATTAAGAGTGCTGGTTTCACAATCGACCAGTGTGTGAAATTATCAGAAGTGGCCGAGGCCATGGAAGCGGGAGAAATCGACCAATACTTAGTTTCTCTTGATGATTCACTTTCACAATACCCAAGTGTTGATTTGTCTGATAAGCTTTTTCAGCTTGTTTCTAACGGCGTGTTCTTAGATATTGATGAAGTGAATTCAAGCGCTCAGGTAGTTAAGCTAAAATATCAGAATCAAGTGAAGGCGCTCTATCAATTTGATGAAAACAAAAGGCAGTATCGCCCTTATAAAATGTTCTTAAATTAA
- the infB gene encoding translation initiation factor IF-2, translating into MGKKRIYELAKELNVSSKAILDKAAEAGYDIKNHMSTVDDHQEQHLRQSFGGASSSKSQATSNKSTDRPTKTTSSNHSNNGSRTNSNSTHQQNNNNHSATSRSGNSVNNRSNNLNNNHSQNSSNNHSNGNTQHSTQSQANKTNNQNHQNSSQSRSNNNSNRSNSTQNRSNTTQSKPSNNQTSSSNAHRSNNNSGSGRFGGSLNPSRGNNNSRKANKKRQKKQKKQKNQRMREVEHHGAPERKERPLPETLMYFDGMNAQDLGKALHREPAEIVKKLFMLGVMVNQNQSLDKDTIEILAADYGISAEEKVQEDVSDIDKIFESEMTNDDHLENRPPVVTIMGHVDHGKTTLLDHLRHSHITAGEAGGITQAIGAYQVRHGENVITFLDTPGHAAFTEMRARGANITDITVLVVAADDGVMPQTIEAINHAKAAGTPIIVAVNKIDKPDANPNHVIEQLAEYGLIPEDWGGDTIFVNISAKFGKNIDELLDMIVLQADMLELKANPDQPAVGSVIEARLDQGRGSVATLLVQAGTLHVGDPIVVGNTFGRVRTMNNERGRDLKKVTPSMPVEITGMNDVPEAGDRFVVFDDEKTARAAGEARAKEAQVEERRKTTHVTLDNLFDSLKEGEMKQVDVLIKADVQGSVEALANSLQKIDVSGVKVNIIHAAVGAINESDIALAEASNAIVIGFNVRPTPQAKAQADSDNVDIRLHQVIYNAIDEVESAMKGMLEPTYKEEITGSVEVRETYKASKVGTIAGGMVVDGVIKRDSKVRLIRDSVVIYDGELNSLKRFKDDVKEVKQGFELGLTIQDYNDIKVGDVVEAYEMKEVPVE; encoded by the coding sequence ATGGGGAAAAAGCGAATTTATGAATTAGCTAAAGAACTCAATGTCTCCAGTAAGGCGATTTTAGACAAAGCTGCAGAAGCAGGTTACGACATTAAAAATCATATGTCGACAGTTGATGACCACCAAGAACAACATTTGAGACAATCATTTGGTGGCGCAAGCAGCAGTAAAAGTCAAGCTACCAGCAATAAGTCGACTGACCGTCCGACAAAAACTACTAGTTCAAATCATTCTAATAATGGTTCACGAACAAATAGTAATTCAACGCATCAACAAAATAATAACAATCACTCGGCTACTAGTCGTAGTGGTAATTCTGTTAACAATCGGAGTAATAATTTGAATAACAACCATAGCCAGAATTCTAGTAATAATCATAGCAATGGCAATACTCAACATTCAACACAAAGCCAAGCTAATAAGACGAATAATCAAAATCACCAAAATAGTAGTCAAAGCAGATCTAACAATAATTCAAACAGATCTAACAGCACTCAAAATAGATCTAACACTACCCAAAGCAAACCAAGCAACAACCAAACAAGTTCTAGTAACGCTCACCGCAGTAACAACAATAGCGGTAGCGGACGGTTTGGCGGTAGTTTAAATCCTTCACGAGGTAACAATAATTCTCGTAAAGCAAACAAGAAGCGTCAAAAGAAGCAGAAGAAACAAAAAAACCAACGTATGCGTGAAGTTGAACATCATGGCGCTCCTGAACGTAAGGAACGTCCATTACCAGAAACTTTGATGTACTTTGACGGTATGAACGCTCAAGATTTAGGTAAGGCATTGCATAGAGAGCCAGCCGAAATCGTTAAGAAGTTATTCATGTTAGGTGTTATGGTTAACCAAAACCAATCACTTGATAAAGATACAATTGAAATTTTGGCTGCTGATTATGGTATTAGCGCTGAAGAAAAGGTTCAAGAAGACGTTTCAGATATCGATAAGATTTTTGAAAGCGAAATGACTAATGATGATCATTTAGAGAACCGTCCTCCAGTTGTTACTATCATGGGACACGTTGATCACGGTAAGACTACATTGCTAGATCATTTAAGACATTCACATATCACTGCTGGTGAAGCCGGTGGAATTACTCAAGCCATTGGTGCCTATCAAGTTAGACATGGTGAGAATGTGATTACGTTCTTGGATACTCCAGGACATGCTGCCTTTACTGAAATGCGTGCTCGTGGAGCAAACATTACTGACATTACTGTGTTGGTAGTTGCTGCTGATGATGGTGTTATGCCTCAAACAATTGAAGCTATCAACCATGCGAAAGCCGCTGGAACTCCAATCATCGTGGCTGTTAACAAAATTGATAAGCCAGATGCTAATCCAAACCACGTTATCGAACAATTAGCTGAATATGGATTGATTCCTGAAGACTGGGGTGGCGATACCATCTTTGTTAACATTTCAGCTAAATTCGGTAAAAACATTGATGAATTGCTTGATATGATCGTATTACAAGCAGATATGTTGGAACTCAAAGCTAACCCAGATCAACCAGCCGTTGGTTCAGTAATTGAAGCTCGACTTGATCAGGGTCGTGGTTCAGTTGCCACATTGTTAGTTCAAGCTGGAACTTTACACGTTGGTGATCCAATCGTTGTTGGTAACACCTTCGGACGAGTTAGAACTATGAACAACGAACGTGGTCGTGATTTAAAGAAGGTTACACCATCTATGCCAGTTGAGATTACCGGTATGAATGATGTTCCAGAAGCCGGTGATCGTTTCGTTGTCTTTGATGATGAAAAGACTGCCAGAGCTGCTGGTGAAGCTAGAGCTAAAGAAGCTCAAGTTGAAGAACGTCGTAAGACGACTCACGTTACCTTGGATAACTTGTTTGATTCTCTTAAAGAGGGTGAAATGAAACAAGTTGATGTCTTGATCAAGGCAGATGTTCAAGGTTCTGTTGAAGCATTGGCTAATAGTTTGCAAAAGATTGATGTTTCTGGCGTAAAGGTCAATATTATTCATGCCGCAGTAGGTGCAATCAACGAAAGTGACATTGCATTGGCTGAAGCAAGTAACGCTATCGTTATTGGATTTAATGTTCGTCCTACACCACAAGCTAAGGCTCAAGCTGATAGTGACAATGTTGATATTCGTCTTCACCAAGTTATCTATAACGCAATTGACGAAGTGGAATCAGCTATGAAGGGTATGTTGGAACCAACATACAAAGAAGAAATTACTGGTTCGGTAGAAGTTCGTGAAACTTATAAAGCTTCTAAAGTTGGTACAATTGCGGGTGGAATGGTTGTTGACGGCGTCATCAAACGTGATAGTAAAGTTCGCCTTATCCGTGATAGTGTTGTTATTTATGACGGCGAGTTGAACAGTTTGAAGCGTTTCAAGGACGATGTTAAAGAAGTTAAGCAAGGATTCGAACTTGGGCTTACTATCCAAGATTACAATGACATCAAGGTGGGCGACGTCGTAGAAGCCTACGAAATGAAAGAAGTTCCTGTAGAATAA
- the rnpM gene encoding RNase P modulator RnpM: MKKRKIPMRKDIVSGEMAPKKELVRIVRDADGTVSIDETGKKSGRGAYISIDVDRANQAKREHVFEKAFSVKIDDSFYDDLIAYIDHKQARKELFENGQ; the protein is encoded by the coding sequence ATGAAAAAAAGAAAAATTCCAATGCGAAAAGATATCGTATCTGGTGAAATGGCGCCTAAAAAAGAATTGGTCAGGATCGTCCGCGACGCTGACGGAACAGTTTCTATCGATGAGACTGGTAAAAAGTCTGGTCGAGGAGCTTACATCTCAATTGATGTTGACCGAGCTAACCAGGCCAAGCGTGAACATGTCTTCGAAAAAGCATTTTCAGTGAAGATTGATGATTCATTTTATGATGACTTGATTGCCTATATTGATCATAAACAAGCTCGAAAAGAGTTGTTTGAAAATGGACAATAA
- the rimP gene encoding ribosome maturation factor RimP: MSNVVETVKEIVEPILESHSFYLFDVEFVKENKSYYLRVYIDKPGGVTIDDCVLVSDELSEKIDALPEDPIPEAYFLEVSSPGAERPLRNDKELKEAVDQYIHVSLFKKLDNQKAYEGTLLKVDEDSIDLQLDDPKKTVINVPRELIAKSRLAIKF; the protein is encoded by the coding sequence TTGAGCAACGTTGTTGAGACAGTAAAAGAAATTGTTGAGCCGATTTTGGAGTCACATTCTTTTTACTTATTTGATGTTGAATTTGTGAAGGAAAATAAAAGTTATTATCTACGAGTTTATATTGATAAACCAGGTGGAGTAACAATTGATGACTGTGTATTGGTTTCTGATGAATTAAGCGAAAAAATCGATGCTTTACCGGAAGATCCAATTCCAGAGGCTTACTTCTTAGAAGTCTCATCTCCAGGTGCTGAACGTCCGCTAAGAAACGATAAAGAACTTAAAGAAGCTGTTGATCAATATATCCACGTTTCTTTATTTAAAAAGTTAGATAATCAAAAGGCTTATGAGGGAACCTTGTTGAAGGTCGATGAAGATTCAATCGACTTACAACTAGATGACCCTAAGAAAACTGTAATAAATGTACCTCGAGAATTAATTGCCAAGTCAAGATTAGCAATCAAATTTTAA
- the ribF gene encoding riboflavin biosynthesis protein RibF, producing MEIVKLHYPLADNVGSKEKIVLAMGFFDGVHLGHQDVINKAKQIAEKSGAKLAVLTYDHHPAIVYKQLNDHEKRYLTMYEEKMRIFESLGVDRVYYTNYTYAFQAQSEQEFVDNFIKRFNAITVVAGFDHTYGGTDTADMKHLPDYSDGKFNVVTADPIEFEGEKVSSTRIRKALDDCDVNLTTHLLGRPFRSQGYVVHGREVGRLLGYPTANVEHSELQWLPNVGIYVVRVQVGDQQHIAMASVGHNVTFSDKLPMTIEINILDFNQNIYGETITVDWLDYIRGEVKFATTEQLTKQLYEDELYTRDYLKRHPEIISTH from the coding sequence TTGGAAATTGTTAAGTTACATTATCCTCTAGCTGATAATGTTGGCAGTAAAGAAAAAATCGTATTAGCAATGGGATTCTTTGATGGTGTTCATTTGGGTCATCAAGATGTAATCAATAAAGCTAAACAGATTGCTGAAAAATCAGGTGCCAAACTCGCCGTTTTAACGTATGATCATCACCCAGCGATTGTTTACAAACAATTGAATGATCACGAAAAGCGGTACTTAACTATGTACGAAGAAAAGATGAGAATTTTTGAATCTTTGGGTGTTGATCGGGTTTACTACACCAATTACACTTATGCTTTTCAAGCTCAATCTGAACAAGAATTCGTTGATAATTTTATTAAGCGGTTTAATGCAATTACAGTTGTCGCCGGATTTGACCACACGTATGGCGGAACAGACACAGCTGATATGAAACACCTTCCTGATTACAGCGATGGTAAATTCAATGTTGTTACTGCTGATCCAATTGAATTTGAGGGTGAGAAAGTTAGTTCAACTAGAATTCGTAAAGCCTTAGATGATTGCGACGTTAATTTGACCACTCATTTACTAGGTCGTCCGTTTAGATCTCAGGGATATGTGGTTCATGGTCGAGAAGTGGGTAGGCTATTAGGTTATCCGACGGCTAATGTTGAGCATTCTGAACTGCAGTGGTTACCAAACGTGGGAATTTATGTTGTTCGAGTACAAGTTGGTGATCAACAACATATTGCGATGGCATCGGTAGGACACAACGTTACTTTCTCAGATAAATTACCAATGACCATTGAAATAAATATTTTGGATTTTAATCAAAATATTTATGGAGAAACAATCACTGTTGATTGGCTAGATTATATTCGTGGTGAAGTAAAATTCGCAACCACAGAACAATTGACTAAACAGTTATATGAAGATGAGTTATACACTCGTGACTATTTAAAGCGTCATCCAGAAATAATTAGCACTCATTAG
- a CDS encoding L7Ae/L30e/S12e/Gadd45 family ribosomal protein translates to MDNKQALINFLGLAQRARKTVSGQEILLKELRANNLKFLFIASDSGKDTFKKFTDKSTTYNVPTNVLLTSEELSNAVGVKRSIIGISDSGMAKKMIELTKQSKGE, encoded by the coding sequence ATGGACAATAAACAAGCCCTTATCAATTTTCTTGGATTGGCTCAACGAGCTCGTAAAACAGTTTCGGGTCAAGAAATTTTATTAAAGGAACTCCGAGCGAATAACTTGAAGTTTTTATTTATTGCTAGTGATAGCGGTAAGGATACTTTTAAAAAATTTACTGACAAATCCACCACTTATAACGTTCCGACGAACGTTTTGCTCACTAGCGAAGAACTAAGTAATGCTGTTGGTGTTAAGCGCAGTATAATCGGTATTAGTGATTCTGGTATGGCAAAAAAAATGATCGAATTAACTAAACAAAGCAAGGGAGAGTGA
- the nusA gene encoding transcription termination factor NusA encodes MSSELLGALSSLEEEKGIKKEVVIEALEAALVSAYKRNYGQAQNVEVEFDQKKGNMHVYAVKTVVEEVNDPQLQVSLEDAVAINRGYELGDEIKFEVTPQNFGRIAAQTAKQVIMQRVREAEREIVFNEYSKYEDELVTGTVERQDTRFVYVSLDKVEAVMGIRDQMPNEVYRPQSRIKVYVSKVENATKGPQVFVSRTEPGMLKRLFEQEVPEIYDGTVEIVSIAREAGDRAKVSVRTNNPDIDPVGTAVGPKGQRVQTIVNELNGENMDIVEWDDDDARYIANALNPAEVVDVIFDPDNDRACTVIVPDYQLSLAIGKRGQNARLAAKLTGFKIDIKSESEAAAEMSASDNDFDDVDNDDEDVNETDTNSTNEE; translated from the coding sequence ATGAGTAGTGAACTTTTGGGTGCACTGTCTTCTCTTGAAGAAGAAAAGGGTATCAAAAAAGAAGTTGTGATTGAAGCTTTAGAAGCAGCTTTAGTTTCAGCTTATAAACGTAACTATGGTCAAGCTCAAAACGTAGAAGTTGAATTTGACCAAAAAAAGGGAAACATGCACGTTTATGCAGTTAAGACTGTGGTAGAAGAGGTTAATGACCCTCAACTTCAAGTTTCACTTGAAGATGCTGTAGCTATTAATCGTGGATATGAATTAGGTGACGAAATCAAGTTTGAGGTTACTCCTCAAAACTTTGGTCGAATCGCTGCTCAAACGGCAAAACAAGTTATTATGCAACGTGTTCGAGAAGCCGAACGCGAAATTGTGTTCAATGAATATAGTAAGTATGAAGACGAATTAGTTACTGGTACAGTTGAACGACAAGATACTAGATTTGTTTACGTAAGTCTAGATAAAGTTGAAGCTGTAATGGGTATTCGTGATCAAATGCCTAATGAGGTATATCGTCCACAGTCAAGAATCAAAGTTTATGTATCCAAAGTGGAAAATGCTACTAAGGGTCCACAAGTATTTGTTAGTCGTACAGAACCAGGAATGCTTAAGCGATTATTTGAACAAGAAGTTCCTGAAATTTACGATGGAACAGTAGAAATTGTTTCAATCGCTCGTGAAGCTGGTGACCGTGCTAAGGTTTCAGTTAGAACGAACAATCCTGACATTGATCCAGTCGGAACTGCAGTTGGTCCTAAAGGTCAACGTGTACAAACAATCGTTAATGAATTAAATGGTGAAAATATGGATATCGTTGAATGGGATGATGATGATGCAAGATATATTGCGAACGCATTGAATCCTGCTGAAGTAGTCGATGTCATCTTCGATCCAGATAATGATCGTGCATGTACTGTAATCGTTCCTGATTATCAATTATCATTGGCAATTGGGAAACGTGGTCAAAATGCCAGATTAGCTGCTAAGTTAACAGGTTTCAAAATCGATATTAAATCTGAATCAGAAGCTGCTGCAGAAATGAGCGCATCAGATAATGACTTTGATGATGTTGATAACGATGATGAAGACGTTAATGAAACCGATACTAATTCAACTAACGAAGAATAA
- the rbfA gene encoding 30S ribosome-binding factor RbfA produces the protein MAQYRVGRLEQEIQKEVTDILLKRVRDPRVQGVTITGVDVTGDLQQAKIYYSILSDKASDKEKTQTGMEKATGLIRKELGARLSIFKTPEITFEQDDSVRYGDKIDRLINELNSKQ, from the coding sequence ATGGCTCAATACAGAGTTGGTCGACTTGAACAAGAAATCCAAAAAGAAGTCACTGATATTTTATTGAAGCGAGTACGAGATCCTCGTGTTCAAGGAGTGACGATTACCGGAGTTGATGTAACTGGAGATTTGCAACAAGCAAAAATCTATTACAGCATCTTATCAGACAAAGCTTCTGATAAAGAGAAGACACAAACTGGTATGGAAAAGGCTACTGGCCTTATCCGAAAAGAATTAGGTGCTCGTTTGAGTATTTTTAAAACACCTGAAATTACATTCGAACAAGATGATTCTGTTCGATATGGTGATAAAATTGATCGTTTGATCAATGAACTTAATTCAAAACAATAA